The Aeromonas encheleia genomic sequence GTTGCCGGTGCTGGCCCAGGAGGGGGCCAGCAGCAGACGGCTGCTGTGTTGATCGTCGATGCCGTAGGGCACCACCAGGGGACCGACCAGGGTGATCAGCAGCAGCAGGCCGAAGCACCAGAGGCCGCCCATGGCCAGCGGGTTGCGACGATAGGAGGCCCAGGTCTGCTCCAGTGGGGAGAGGATCTTGAGCTCCGGATAGATGTTCGATTTATCTTGCATAAGTCAGGCTCCAGCCCAGGCCATGAGCAGGTTCAATCTTGTTTTGCATAGCGTTCTTTGCGTCGTGCCGGGTACAGCATGACGGCGGTGAGCAGCGCGGCGCTGACAGCATAGAGAGAGGGCAAGATGGGCTCACCATAGGTTCGTGTTCAATCTTGTTTTGCATAGAGCTCTTTGCGCCGTGCCGGGTACATGATGGTGGTGAGCAGCTCGGTGCTGACGCTGATGAAGATCACGAAGCTGGCGACCACCAGGGTCGCGCCCCGGATGGCGGCGTAGTCCTGCAGCGCTATGCTGTTGACCAGCCAGCGGCCGATGCCGGGCCAGTCGAACACCACCTCGGTGATCATGGCGGAGGTGAGCACGCTGCCCAGTTGCAGGCCGAGCAGCGGCAGCACCGGGGGCAGGGCATTCTTGAGACCATGGCGCCAGACGATCTGGCGGCGGGAGAGGCCCCGGCTTGCCGCGGCCTTAATGTAGTTCTGCTTCAGCACGTCGATGAGCGAGCTGCGCACGTGGCGGATCACCTCGGTGGTGGGCACCACGGCCAGCACCAGCGACGGCAGCACCAGATGGCGCAGGGCATCGTGCAAGGCCGCCTCCCGCCAGGGCTCCTGGCTCAGCAGCACGTCTATGATGGCGATGCCGGTGATGGAGGGCACGTCATAGAGCAGGCTGATCTGGCCCGAGGCCGGCAGCCAGCCGAGATCCAGCGAGAAGAACATCACCATTAGCAGGGCCAGCCAGAACACCGGCACGGCGTAGCCGATGAGGCCGGCGGTCATGATGGAGAGATCCAAGGAGCGGCCCTGATAGAGCGCGGCCAGGGTACCGAGCGGGATCCCCAGCAGCAGCGAGATGGCGAAGGCCGTGATGCAGAGGGTCAGGGTCGCCGGGAAGTAGTGGCGGATCTCCTCCAGCACCGGCAGGCCGGAGACGCTGGACAGCCCGAGATCGCCGGCGAAGATACGCCGCAGGAAGTCCGGGTAGCCATGGCCGAAGTCCAGCACCTGACCGATGAGGCGAGACTCCAACAGATAGGCGCCCAGGGTCAGCACCAGCAGGGTGATCAGCAGCAGGCTGATGCGGCGCAGAATATAAAAGAACATGGTTAGCCCTCCGCACTCGGGTGCGTCGATGACAGGGGAGGCCGGCTGCCGCTGCCGGGATGGGGATAGAGACGCATGCTTACTCCCGGTAGGCCTGGTTGAAGGTGGTGCCACCGAAGGGCATGAGGGTCAGCCCCTGGATATCGCTGCGGCTCACCTGGGTGCGCAGGGCATGGGCCAGCGGGATCAGCGGCAACTGCTCATTGAGCAGGGTCTGGGCATAGTAGTAATTGCGCAGGCGGAAGGCGAGCTGGGGCGTGGTCACCGCATCGTCCAGCAGCTGATCGAAGGCCGGGCTGCACCAGCGGCTGTAGTTGTTGCCCCGCTCGACCGCGGCGCAGCTCAGCAGCTGGCGGAAGAAGTTGTCCGGGTCGGCGTTGTCGGCGATCCAGCCGGAGAGCAGGCTGTCGTACTGGCCCTTGGCGAGGCGGGTCTCGATGACCGGCCAGGCCTGCTGCACTATCTTCAGCTTCACCCCTATCTTGGCGAGATCGCTGCGCATCAGCTGGGCGGTCTTGAGGCCGTCCGGGTTGTAGGGGCGCGCCCCCGGCTGCACCAGCACCTGCATCTCGAAACCATGAGGGAGGCCGGCCTCCTTGAGCAACTGGCGGGCGAGCTTCAGGTCCGGCTGACGCAGTTGCAGGGAGGGGTTGTAACCCCAGGAGAGCGGCGGCAGCAGGCTGGTGGCCGGCTGCCCGGTCTCGAAGTAGACCGCATGCAGCAGGTTCTGCACGTTGATGGCGCTGGCCAGCGCCTGGCGCACCTGCACCTTGTTGAAGGGG encodes the following:
- a CDS encoding ABC transporter permease, producing MFFYILRRISLLLITLLVLTLGAYLLESRLIGQVLDFGHGYPDFLRRIFAGDLGLSSVSGLPVLEEIRHYFPATLTLCITAFAISLLLGIPLGTLAALYQGRSLDLSIMTAGLIGYAVPVFWLALLMVMFFSLDLGWLPASGQISLLYDVPSITGIAIIDVLLSQEPWREAALHDALRHLVLPSLVLAVVPTTEVIRHVRSSLIDVLKQNYIKAAASRGLSRRQIVWRHGLKNALPPVLPLLGLQLGSVLTSAMITEVVFDWPGIGRWLVNSIALQDYAAIRGATLVVASFVIFISVSTELLTTIMYPARRKELYAKQD